The nucleotide window CAAACGAGGCCTGCAAGAAGATCAGGGAAAAAGGGACCGATTGCTGGGTTCGCCCGCCCTTGACTGCGGAAGGCAAGCTGCCTGAAGTGGACAAGGACAAGGCAAAACCGTTTGAGAAAATCGAAGATATAACAAAAGGCAGCACAGCCGAGGCGCCTGCAGCGGCTGAAAAGCCGGCTGTAGTAGCAGAGGAAAAATCGGCCAGGATCGAAGAGAGCGCCAAAGTTGTTGCCGCGGCTGAAAAGAAAAAAGCGGATAAGATCGTCTGGAAACTTGTTCAGGAATCCCGCGAGGCACCGGCCGAACTGTCCCAGAATGACGTTCCCGAAGAAGAGGATGTGGAACCCGAAGAATAATCCTCTCTTCCAGTCTGACAGATATAGAAGACCCTCCGCGATATTTCGCGGAGGGTTTATTTTTTCAACAGAAGCTGATCCGTATGGGGTCAGGCGGCGTTTGAATTCTTGCTCGTGGACGTCAGGATGGCATGAATGGCGTCGCCACCTTCAGACCCCCGAAGTTTTTCACAGGTCGTTTTGTCGCGCAGCAGGCGGGATACCTTGGCCAGGGCCTTCAGGTGATCCGCCCCGGCGGTTTCCGGTGCCAACAGCATGAAAATCAGGTCAACGGGCTCTCCGTCCAGGGAATCATAATCCACAGGTTGGGCCAGCCGGGCAAAGATGCCGTACAGCCGGTCCAGGCCGGGGATTTTTCCATGGGGAATGGCAACGCCATGTCCTACACCTGTGGTGCCGAGCCGTTCGCGTTCCACAAGAACATCTACGATCTCGTGGCTTGGCCGGTTCAGAACTTTTTCTGCCTTGGTTGCGAGCTCCTGCAAAATCTGCTTTTTGCTTGTCGCTTTCATATCCGGAATTATAGTTTCCAGATTAATCAAATCAGCAATATCCATACGGATCACTTCTTGTTGTTATTCCTCTTTCGGATCTATCCACCCGATGTTTCCATCTGCGCGGCGGTAGACCACATTCATGCGCCCATGACCGGAATTCCGGAACATAAGCGTTTGAAGGTTTCCAAGATCGAGCCTCATAACGGCTTCACTGACAGTCACTTCCGGAATATATGTTTCCGTTTCCGCCACAATTGCGGGCTGAGCGTCTTCAGTTTCTTCGGCACCTTCGTCTTCGGCGGCCAGTACATTATACTGGGCCGGTATCATGGACTGGCCGTTAACACGCTGGCTGTGATGATTGGTCAGACGTCGTTTGTATCTGCGCAATCTTTTTTCCATGCGGTCTGCGGCTGAATCAAAGGCGGCATAAATATCCGTCGCTTCACCATGAGTCTGCATGTCGACCCCGTGGCCAAGATGGACATGGCAATCTGCCCGAAACAAATGTGCATCCTTCGAAAAGGTTACGGTCCCGTCAATGGGTTGATCGAAATATTTGTTTACACTTCCGTCCAGGTTGGCTTCAACATGGCTGCGAAGTGAGTCACCAATATCAATCTGTTTTCCGGTAACAACGATTCTCATGCTTTTCTCAGATCCTTCTCAGACAGCAAATTGGAAAGAGCCTTTTGAATTTACCAGTTCAAGGCCGCGGAACTTAGTGTCAACTGACGGCTTTGTCAAGTTTTGACCCAGGTCCCCCCGGAAAGACGCAGAATACTGTACTTTGCGTCAGACCGGAAACCACTCTGTGGGAACAAAAAACGCTATCTGTTTAATCTTCTGTTCCGGTAAGATCACAGGGCGGAATTCTTCATTCGGCGCCGCTGAATAGAAGAAGGAATATTCAGGGCCTCGCGATATTTTGCTACTGTTCTTCTTGCAATATCAATGCCTTCTGACTTCAATAATTCTACAAGTTTATCATCTGAGAGGATTTTTTTGGGATTTTCCTCATCTATCAGGGCCTTGATTGAATGTTTGACGGCTTCGGCAGAATGGGAATCACCATCCTCCATAGCGGAAATGGCGGTGGTGAAAAAATACTTCATTTCGAATATACCGCGGTTGGTGGCGATATATTTGTTGGCGGTCACCCGACTCACGGTGCTTTCGTGCATGTCAATTGCTTCCGCAATGGTTTTCAAATTCAGCGGGCGCAGGAATTTAATTCCTTTTTCAAAGAATTCACTTTGCTGCCGCACCAGTTCACTTGATACCTTGAGAATAGTTCTGGCGCGTTGATCCAGCGCCTTGACAAGCCAGTTTGCCGACGCCATGCATTCGGCCAGATATTCCTTGTCTTCCCGGTTGCGGGTCTGTCCCCTGACTTCGGCATGATACCTGTTGTTCAGGAGAACCTTTGGCAGGGTTTCACTGTTCAGTTCCACGTACCAGACGCCTTTCGGGTTTTTACGGATGAATACATCGGGCACCACCGTCTGAACCACTTCGCCGCCGAACAGGGCGCCGGGTCTCGGGTTCAGGGCCTGGATTTCCTCAATCATGTCCCGCAGATCTTCCGTATCGATCCGGCAGAGCCGTTTCAGGGCATTATAGTCCCGTTTGGCCAGAAGCTCCAGGTTATCCAGAAGCGTTTCCATTGCCGGATCAAGCCGGTCCAGTTCCCGTAGCTGGATTTTCAGGCATTCCGACAGGTTGCGGGCAAAAACACCGATCGGATCAAAGGTCTGGGCAATGGCCAGAACTCTCTCGATTTCCCCGGTGCTGCAGGCAAACTGCTCGGCGATCAGGCCAATGTCCTCACCCAGATATCCGGCTTCATCCAGCATGCCGATAAGATATTGCAGGATCAGTTTGTCGTTGGGCGGCAGGACAATCATGTTGAGCTGGTCTTCGAGGTGATCCCGCAATGTGGTGCTTTCCCCAAGTCTTTGCTCAAGGGAATACTCCATGTCTTCAAAGCTGCCGCCACCGCCGGACATGCCGCTGCCGCTGATGCTCAGGCTGTCGGAATAGTTCGACAAGGGTTCATCCGAGGCGGTGTCATTGTTGAACACATTCTCATAGTCGGTATCGAGCGGTGTATCTGTCTCTCCGCTCTGCATATTGTCCTTGGACAGTAATTCGTCGGAGCTTGCCATAGACTCGGTATCGCTCGTATTGCTCTCCCGCTCATTCGCGTCTTTTTCGGCCTGGGTCGGGGACTGGTCGCTGGACTCGCCAATCTCGAGAAGCGGGTTTTTTTCCACTTCCTCAATCACAAAATCAACCAGCTCCATGTTGGAATACTGCAACAGGCGGATAGCCTGCTGCAGCTGGGGCGTCATGACCAGCGATTGCGATTGTTTGAGTTCCAAGCGTGGCGTTAAAGCCATATTTTTTCTATCCCACCTTACAGACTGAATCTGTCACCCAAATATACACGACGAACGTCTTCATTGGCGACAATTTCCTTTGGTGTGCCTGTCATCAGGACGTTTCCATCATGAATAATATAAGCGCGGTCAATGATATCCAGGGTTTCCCGGACGTTATGATCGGTGATCAGCACCCCGATGCCCCGGTCCTTCAGGTGTGACACCAGGTCACGGATGTCGGCGATGGCAATCGGGTCAATACCGGCAAACGGTTCGTCCAGCAGCATAAAACTGGGACGGGTGGCCAGAGCCCGGGCTATCTCTACCCGTCGCCGTTCCCCACCGGACAGGGCCAGAGCAGGGGATTGACGGATATGCTGGATGGAAAACTCGCTGAGCAGTTCTTCCAGCATTTCGAGCCGTTTGTTTTCGTTGGATTCGGAAATTTCCAGAACCGACCAGATATTTTCTTCCACCGTCATACCCCGGAAGATGGAGGCTTCCTGTGGCAGATATCCGATGCCCAGCCGGGCGCGCCGGTACATGGGCATACGGGTGATGTCATGGCCATCGAGGACAATTCGCCCGGCGTCCGGCTCGATCAGTCCGGTGATGGTGTAGAAGCATGTGGTTTTTCCGGCGCCATTGGGGCCGAGAAGGCCGACAACCTCGCCTTTGTGAACTTCAAGACTGACGCCGCGCAGCACTGTTTTCTTGCGATATTTCTTTTCAATGCAATCAATGACCAGTCCCTCTTCCTGCAGAGTGGCCGGTGTAACAGTGGACTGTCCGGATATTGGCGTAATATTCTGATCCATACTCATTATGTACCCCATAAGGGATTAACAAAGGGTTTTTTCCCGACGTTGATCCTGCCTCTAAGATATAAGAAATTTACCATAAAATTCAAATACAGGGAGGCAATTTTGTTTCGGATAATTTTTCCGGCGGTCCGGGGTTATTTGTCCGGTACCGTAAACTGGCCTTTGACCCGGTCTTTTCCGTCCTGTCCCTCGATGCTGATGACGCCGCTATCCAGGTTCAGGCGCAGCTTTTTGCCTTTGAGAACGCCGTCTTCGGTTTTCAGGACCACCCGGTCGCCCAGGGTAATAATACCTTCCGAAAGGTCATAGACCGCCCAGCTGCTGGTGATTTCCTCGGTCGGTGACTTGACCCTGACATTGCCGGCGGCGTCAAGCCGGGTTATGGAAGAGGACAGTTCCTTTTCCTCGCCGGCTTCGTAATAGACATTGATCCGGTCGGAGGTCATGGTCATGTCCCCCTGGACGACCTGCACGTTGCCGACGAAAACCGCGATATTTTCCTTCTGCCGCACCTCCAGCTTGTCGGCACTGATATCCACAGGTTCCTTGACGTCATGGTCCTTGAGCGCCGAAATCTGTGACAGCGCCGGCTGAGCACAGATCATCAGTAACAGGGCGGATATCGCCAGGGACAGTTTTCTGAAGCTCTTGCGGCCATATAGTCGATCAGGGGAAGTGTTAGTCATCATAGTACCTGGAATTGCCTGTTTAATTGTTATTCTCGGGGGAGAGGTCCGGTGTTTCAATCGGTTTTTGCGGATCAATATGCATTTTCACATCGCCCTGGAGGAAAATGGTTTCGTCATCCACATTAACCTGGAAAGAGGTGGAACTGAAAGCGCCGAACGGGGCTGACCCCTTTACGCCGTCGTGACCGCTTGCCAGTTTGTCATTGATCAGGAATTCGGCCTTGCTTGCCGTCAGGTTGAATCCCGTTTCCGACTGGATGACGATTTCATCATCCAGCAGCATTTTTTGGTCCGAAACGTCCAATATGCCTGACCGGGCCTCTACCGTCATCCGGTCACCGGATTTCAGATACATTTCCGCCAGCAGGTTGCGGAAATTATAGTCCTTGGCATCGTTGGTTTTCCGAAAGGCACTTTCCGCCGAGATCCGGACCGGGTTATTGTAGCGGTCCTTGCCTTCATAGCGGGGCTTGATCAGTTTTGCGGTTTCATCCCGTTTTTCCAGCCGGTCGATGGCCAGGGTGAAGCTGCCTTCCTTGGTGCTGAAGACCGGCCACAGGACCAGGGCGACCAGGAATATAACCGTCAGGACGGGGAAGGATTTTTTCAGGATGGCAATAAATTCCACTTGTTTCTGACTTTCCTCAAAGCTCTGGCTGCTTCTGGGAATCAGGTTTTCCAGATGTTCGGCATGGCTGCCGCCCTGTAGTTCGCCGTGGTTATCCTTCTTTTCACTCATATCACGCCCATGGCCCCGTCAAAGACTGACGGGGAGACTATTGTTTGGCATATTGCTCTGGTTGACATTGTTATCTGTCAGGAAGATGGCAGAAAAAGGATTGGGGGAAAAGATTTTTTACCGGAAATCATCAGCGATCTGTCAACTGTGGGCGAATATATCGGTATCATCCCAGCCCGCCAGATCAAGTTCAGCCCGTGTCGGCAGGAATTCAAAACATTTCCGCGCCAGTTCCCGTCGCCCGGCCCGTTCCAGCATCACATCCAGCCGGCTCATCAGCCGGTGCAGATGCAGCACGTCGGAGGCGGCATATTCCTGCTGGGCCTGGCTCAACTCGTCGGCGCCCCAGTTGGAACTCTGCTGCTGTTTGGAAAGGTCCACCTGCAGCAGTTCCTTGCAGATATCCCTGAGCCCGTGCCGGTCTGTGTAGGTGCGCACAAGTTTGGAGGCGATCTTGGTACAATAGACCGGCCTTACATTGATATCCAGATAATGTTTGAGGACGGCCACGTCAAAGCGGGCAAAATGGAAAATTTTGATATTGCTGGCATCTTCCATCAGTTTTTTCAGGTTGGGGGCGCTGGCCTGGTTCTGGGCGATCTGAACCAGGATGGCGTTGCCGTCACCACCGGATAACTGTACAAGGCACAGCCGGTCCCGGTGTGGTTTCAGGCCGAGGGTCTCAGTATCGACCGCCACCGGTCCGGAAAATTTTATGTCGTCGGGCAGGTCCCCGTGATACAATTTTACTGTCATGAATTTTCCAATTTGTCTGGTAAAGCTCTGCTATGGTTTATACTTGTTTTAAAGTATAAGTGGCAACCTTTTAACAATTAAAGAAAAAGAACTTCTTAATGCCCGCCTTGAAACTCATCTATGCACCCGATCCCATATTCCGCCAAAAAGCCGCCCCGGTGGACCGGGTGGACGATGAAATCCGCCAGATGTCGTCGGACATGTTCGAGGTCCTTTATCGGGAGCAGGGCGTCGGCCTCGGCGCCAATATGGTGGGACTTCTCAAGCGTCTGATCGTCATTGACCTGCAGGAAGGCGGCGTGAAGCAGCCCATCGCCATGGTCAATCCGGAGATTGTTGAAAAATCGGAGGAGCTGCAGGCTTTTGAGGAGGGCTCATTGAGCTATCCCGGCATCTCCGCCGAAATCACCCGCCCGAAAAACATCACCGTTACTTATCTGGACGAGCAGGGGGCGGCGCAGACACTCGAGGCTGAAGGCTGGCTCGCCACCGTGATCCAGCACGAGGTGGATTACCTCGACGGTGTGGTCTTTCTCGATTACCTGTCGCCGGTCAAACGCAACATGCTGCTCAAGAAGATGAAGAAATACCGCAAGCAGATGGGGATCTAGGTCTCAGCCCCGCGGTTTGTCGCTGATGGGCACCGGGATTTCATCCTCAATTACCGGTGCCGCCACTCCGCTTTCCTCCGGGATCAGGCGGTTCAGGGTAATGCTGGCGGCGATATCGCCGGTCACATTGACCGAGGTCCGGCACATGTCCAGTATCCTGTCCACGCCCATGATCAGGGCGATGCCGGCGGTGGGGATGCCGACGCTTTCCAGGATGGTGGCGAGGATGACAATGCCGACCCCCGGGGTGCCGGGCGAGCCGATGGAGGCGCTGGTCGCCATCACCACCACCAGGATCATGCCGGAAATGCCGATTTCCACCTGGAACACCTGGGCCAGGAACAGGGTCGCCACGCCCTGATAAAGCGCCGTGCCGCCCATATTGATGGTGGTGCCGAGCGGGATGACAAAGCGGGCGATGCCGCTCCTGACTCCGAGCTTTTTCTCGGCGGTGCTGAGCGTCAGCGGCATGACCGCGGCGGAACTGGAGGTCGACAGCGCCAGCAGCATCACTTCCCGGGCTTCGCGCAGGAAGGTGAGGGGGCCAATGCGGCCCATGACCATGACGATCAGTACATAGATCAGCAGCAACAGCAACAGCCCGATCAGAACCGTCGCCACATAGACGGTGGCGGCAAGCAGGGTGCTGACCCCGACCCGGGCGGCGATGTTGGCCAGCAGGCCGAACACAGCATAGGGCACAAATTTCAGTACCCAGCTGACAATCACCATGCACACCGTCTGTATGGATTCCAGCAGCTCCAGGATCGGCCGGCGCTGGGCCGGGGCCATGGCCAGCATGGCGACGCCGATGATGATGGCGCTGATTACCGTCTGCAGCATGTTGCCGCTGACGAAGGTGGCGAGCGGGTCTTTCGGAAACAGACTGGTCAGCAGGTCGGGGATTTCCTTGACCTTGGGCAGGCCGT belongs to Emcibacter sp. and includes:
- the ptsN gene encoding PTS IIA-like nitrogen regulatory protein PtsN; the encoded protein is MDIADLINLETIIPDMKATSKKQILQELATKAEKVLNRPSHEIVDVLVERERLGTTGVGHGVAIPHGKIPGLDRLYGIFARLAQPVDYDSLDGEPVDLIFMLLAPETAGADHLKALAKVSRLLRDKTTCEKLRGSEGGDAIHAILTSTSKNSNAA
- the hpf gene encoding ribosome hibernation-promoting factor, HPF/YfiA family produces the protein MRIVVTGKQIDIGDSLRSHVEANLDGSVNKYFDQPIDGTVTFSKDAHLFRADCHVHLGHGVDMQTHGEATDIYAAFDSAADRMEKRLRRYKRRLTNHHSQRVNGQSMIPAQYNVLAAEDEGAEETEDAQPAIVAETETYIPEVTVSEAVMRLDLGNLQTLMFRNSGHGRMNVVYRRADGNIGWIDPKEE
- the rpoN gene encoding RNA polymerase factor sigma-54 → MALTPRLELKQSQSLVMTPQLQQAIRLLQYSNMELVDFVIEEVEKNPLLEIGESSDQSPTQAEKDANERESNTSDTESMASSDELLSKDNMQSGETDTPLDTDYENVFNNDTASDEPLSNYSDSLSISGSGMSGGGGSFEDMEYSLEQRLGESTTLRDHLEDQLNMIVLPPNDKLILQYLIGMLDEAGYLGEDIGLIAEQFACSTGEIERVLAIAQTFDPIGVFARNLSECLKIQLRELDRLDPAMETLLDNLELLAKRDYNALKRLCRIDTEDLRDMIEEIQALNPRPGALFGGEVVQTVVPDVFIRKNPKGVWYVELNSETLPKVLLNNRYHAEVRGQTRNREDKEYLAECMASANWLVKALDQRARTILKVSSELVRQQSEFFEKGIKFLRPLNLKTIAEAIDMHESTVSRVTANKYIATNRGIFEMKYFFTTAISAMEDGDSHSAEAVKHSIKALIDEENPKKILSDDKLVELLKSEGIDIARRTVAKYREALNIPSSIQRRRMKNSAL
- the lptB gene encoding LPS export ABC transporter ATP-binding protein; translation: MDQNITPISGQSTVTPATLQEEGLVIDCIEKKYRKKTVLRGVSLEVHKGEVVGLLGPNGAGKTTCFYTITGLIEPDAGRIVLDGHDITRMPMYRRARLGIGYLPQEASIFRGMTVEENIWSVLEISESNENKRLEMLEELLSEFSIQHIRQSPALALSGGERRRVEIARALATRPSFMLLDEPFAGIDPIAIADIRDLVSHLKDRGIGVLITDHNVRETLDIIDRAYIIHDGNVLMTGTPKEIVANEDVRRVYLGDRFSL
- a CDS encoding LptA/OstA family protein; this translates as MMTNTSPDRLYGRKSFRKLSLAISALLLMICAQPALSQISALKDHDVKEPVDISADKLEVRQKENIAVFVGNVQVVQGDMTMTSDRINVYYEAGEEKELSSSITRLDAAGNVRVKSPTEEITSSWAVYDLSEGIITLGDRVVLKTEDGVLKGKKLRLNLDSGVISIEGQDGKDRVKGQFTVPDK
- the lptC gene encoding LPS export ABC transporter periplasmic protein LptC, which translates into the protein MSEKKDNHGELQGGSHAEHLENLIPRSSQSFEESQKQVEFIAILKKSFPVLTVIFLVALVLWPVFSTKEGSFTLAIDRLEKRDETAKLIKPRYEGKDRYNNPVRISAESAFRKTNDAKDYNFRNLLAEMYLKSGDRMTVEARSGILDVSDQKMLLDDEIVIQSETGFNLTASKAEFLINDKLASGHDGVKGSAPFGAFSSTSFQVNVDDETIFLQGDVKMHIDPQKPIETPDLSPENNN
- a CDS encoding ribonuclease D, translating into MTVKLYHGDLPDDIKFSGPVAVDTETLGLKPHRDRLCLVQLSGGDGNAILVQIAQNQASAPNLKKLMEDASNIKIFHFARFDVAVLKHYLDINVRPVYCTKIASKLVRTYTDRHGLRDICKELLQVDLSKQQQSSNWGADELSQAQQEYAASDVLHLHRLMSRLDVMLERAGRRELARKCFEFLPTRAELDLAGWDDTDIFAHS
- the def gene encoding peptide deformylase is translated as MPALKLIYAPDPIFRQKAAPVDRVDDEIRQMSSDMFEVLYREQGVGLGANMVGLLKRLIVIDLQEGGVKQPIAMVNPEIVEKSEELQAFEEGSLSYPGISAEITRPKNITVTYLDEQGAAQTLEAEGWLATVIQHEVDYLDGVVFLDYLSPVKRNMLLKKMKKYRKQMGI
- a CDS encoding dicarboxylate/amino acid:cation symporter; protein product: MTLERSLINLRIHLRSLITGRLWLQVIIAMILGVGFGILIGPASGYVDSDISELIASWIALPGKIFLLGIQFIIIPLIIASVIRGIAAGEESENIGRLGVSTILFFIATTVIAVVIGIGAALIIQPGAYIDSALLQSIIPETAPVETGNAIANGLPKVKEIPDLLTSLFPKDPLATFVSGNMLQTVISAIIIGVAMLAMAPAQRRPILELLESIQTVCMVIVSWVLKFVPYAVFGLLANIAARVGVSTLLAATVYVATVLIGLLLLLLIYVLIVMVMGRIGPLTFLREAREVMLLALSTSSSAAVMPLTLSTAEKKLGVRSGIARFVIPLGTTINMGGTALYQGVATLFLAQVFQVEIGISGMILVVVMATSASIGSPGTPGVGIVILATILESVGIPTAGIALIMGVDRILDMCRTSVNVTGDIAASITLNRLIPEESGVAAPVIEDEIPVPISDKPRG